A window from Trinickia violacea encodes these proteins:
- a CDS encoding DUF1045 domain-containing protein produces the protein MSASNSMRSPAWLDEFGTSDAAEAATAQWPAEARFAIYYAPPRESGWWQAGCAWLGRDPETGTIHAPPRLAALDREIGDVTVAPRRYGWHGTLIAPFRLADGVASGDVLDATLAWARRQTPFSPPVEAALLSRFVALRPAAASGDDALRALAADALRTLDTLRARPPAADIERRLAAPLTERQRELLLEWGYPYVLDEFRFHMTLSDSLSDDDECDALIRHWHAEAARLGPLPVDGVALFVEPSPGAPFVLWQRLPFLADAAQAGNASDGAQAGNAARSAR, from the coding sequence ATGAGCGCTTCCAATTCGATGCGCTCGCCGGCATGGCTCGACGAATTCGGCACGTCAGACGCTGCCGAAGCTGCGACTGCGCAATGGCCGGCTGAGGCGCGCTTTGCGATCTATTACGCGCCGCCGCGCGAATCGGGCTGGTGGCAGGCCGGTTGCGCATGGCTCGGGCGCGATCCCGAGACCGGCACGATTCACGCGCCGCCAAGGCTTGCCGCACTGGATCGGGAAATCGGCGATGTGACTGTGGCGCCGCGGCGCTACGGATGGCACGGCACGCTGATTGCTCCGTTCAGGTTGGCGGACGGTGTCGCTTCGGGCGATGTGCTCGACGCCACGCTCGCCTGGGCACGCCGCCAGACGCCGTTTTCGCCGCCGGTGGAAGCGGCGCTCTTGAGCCGCTTCGTCGCGCTGCGTCCGGCTGCCGCGTCGGGCGACGACGCCTTGCGCGCGCTAGCCGCCGACGCGTTGCGCACGCTCGACACCCTGCGCGCCCGCCCGCCAGCCGCCGACATCGAGCGCCGCCTGGCCGCGCCTTTGACCGAACGGCAGCGCGAATTGCTGCTGGAGTGGGGCTATCCGTATGTGCTCGACGAGTTTCGTTTTCATATGACGCTCTCCGATTCCCTTTCCGACGATGACGAATGCGACGCGCTTATTCGCCATTGGCATGCGGAGGCGGCGCGTCTGGGGCCGCTGCCGGTCGATGGGGTGGCGCTGTTCGTCGAGCCGTCGCCGGGTGCGCCGTTCGTGCTCTGGCAGCGGCTGCCGTTCCTGGCCGATGCGGCCCAAGCGGGCAACGCGAGCGATGGCGCGCAGGCCGGCAACGCAGCACGGAGTGCGCGATGA